One window of Planctomycetia bacterium genomic DNA carries:
- a CDS encoding XdhC family protein: protein MNPFVSIFRSLARQVEQRRRVALCTVVGSYGSTPQAAGAAMLLHENMTTEGTLGGGCVEAEVRKRALELLQRDESSLLTFKLDHDYGWDDGLICGGTMRVAVTPIRSEEQAAPFAEAVHLLEKGLSVDVPLRVGEADKLEEYRLHIEAPARLIIAGAGHVGCEVARLAVPLDFDVTVIDDRADLCGPSRLPPPISAVVGDIAQTLSAQPINENTYVIVVTRGHNHDEQALQAVIDSPARYIGMIGSKRKVKLIFDDLVALGVDRARLDRVHAPIGLSIGAVTVPEIAVSIIAQLVEVRRKDKPTRVDGPFPVDGPPAARTSPTQVQ from the coding sequence ATGAACCCCTTCGTCTCCATCTTCCGCTCGCTCGCTCGCCAGGTCGAACAGCGCCGGCGCGTCGCTCTCTGCACTGTTGTCGGTTCCTACGGCTCAACCCCCCAGGCCGCCGGCGCGGCGATGCTCCTACACGAGAACATGACCACTGAAGGCACCCTCGGCGGCGGATGCGTAGAGGCCGAAGTCCGCAAGCGCGCCCTTGAATTGCTCCAGCGAGACGAGTCTTCCCTGCTCACCTTCAAGCTCGACCACGACTACGGCTGGGACGATGGTCTCATCTGCGGCGGAACCATGCGTGTCGCCGTGACGCCCATTCGCAGCGAAGAGCAAGCCGCTCCTTTCGCCGAGGCCGTCCACCTCCTCGAAAAAGGGCTGAGCGTCGATGTCCCCCTGCGCGTCGGTGAGGCCGACAAGCTGGAAGAATACCGCCTCCACATCGAAGCCCCCGCCCGCCTGATCATCGCCGGCGCCGGCCACGTCGGCTGCGAAGTCGCACGCCTCGCCGTCCCGCTCGACTTCGACGTCACAGTCATCGACGACCGCGCCGACCTGTGCGGTCCGTCGCGCCTGCCCCCGCCCATCAGCGCCGTCGTCGGAGATATCGCCCAAACCCTTTCCGCCCAGCCCATCAACGAAAACACCTACGTCATCGTCGTCACCCGCGGCCACAATCACGACGAGCAGGCCCTGCAAGCCGTCATCGACAGCCCGGCCCGCTACATCGGCATGATCGGCAGCAAGCGAAAAGTAAAGCTCATCTTCGACGACCTCGTCGCCCTCGGCGTCGACCGGGCCAGACTCGATCGCGTCCATGCCCCCATCGGCCTGTCCATCGGCGCCGTCACCGTCCCGGAAATCGCCGTCAGCATCATCGCCCAGCTCGTCGAGGTGCGCCGCAAGGACAAGCCCACCCGCGTCGATGGCCCCTTTCCGGTCGATGGTCCCCCCGCTGCGCGCACCTCGCCGACTCAGGTACAATAG
- a CDS encoding DUF5615 family PIN-like protein: MKLLFDRNLSDRLVKELELPFPGSAHVRNVGLAAAADSEVWQYARTNGFTIVSKDSDFHERSVMEGFPPKVIWIRRGNCSTDMIVEIMRSHQRVIQEFDHDKQASVLVLY, encoded by the coding sequence GTGAAACTCTTATTCGATCGGAACCTCTCCGATCGACTTGTCAAAGAACTCGAGCTGCCTTTTCCCGGTTCGGCTCATGTTAGAAACGTAGGGCTGGCCGCTGCGGCAGACTCGGAGGTTTGGCAATACGCTCGAACAAATGGATTCACCATCGTGAGCAAAGACTCGGATTTCCACGAACGGAGTGTGATGGAGGGATTCCCGCCCAAAGTTATTTGGATAAGGCGAGGTAACTGCTCAACCGACATGATCGTGGAGATCATGCGATCGCATCAGCGCGTGATTCAGGAGTTTGACCACGATAAGCAGGCGTCTGTCCTTGTTCTCTATTGA
- a CDS encoding DUF433 domain-containing protein, translating to MDYRQIITLEPGKRGGKPCIRGLRITVYDILDYLSSGMSHEDILRDFPDLKPSDITACLSFAADRERHLQAVAK from the coding sequence ATGGACTATCGACAGATCATCACGCTGGAACCTGGAAAACGCGGCGGCAAGCCTTGCATTCGAGGGCTGCGCATCACCGTCTATGACATTCTCGATTATCTTTCCTCCGGGATGAGCCACGAGGACATCCTGCGTGACTTCCCTGACCTCAAGCCATCCGACATTACCGCCTGTCTGAGCTTCGCGGCTGATCGTGAGCGTCATCTTCAGGCAGTTGCTAAGTGA